The DNA window GCCGGCGGGATCGCCGCGTTGATGGCCGGGCGGGACGCGGCCGCACGGACCGGGGTGCCGCTGCGGCTGACCAGGGTCCAACCCGCGGTACGCCGTTCGCTCACCGCCGCCGGCCTGGCACCCGCGCGGGACTGAGCGCAGCCGGGCACGGTACGCGACGAGGGCCGACACCCGCGGGTGTCGGCCCTCGCCGGCGCGTACTCCTGGTCAGCTTTCCTCGGGGTCCCGGTCGCTGTGCGGGTGCCGCCAGCGCTCGTGCGGCTTCGGCGCTTCTTCGGTGTCCTCGGGCGCGTCACTCTCTTCGAAGCTCGGCCGGCGGACGCCCTCGGGCTCCGGGACATCCACGGGCCGGGCACCGGACCGCGGCGCCGGCTGGAACTCGGTCGCGTCGCGGGCGCCGTGCGCGCCCTCGGCGGCGGGCGACTCCGGCACGTGGGGCTCCATACGCAACTCCTCGGTGAAGTGCTGTGGCGGCTTGGTCGTGCGCTGTGGCAGGTCCCGGCCCAGGTCGGCGACGAGCGGGCCGTACTTCAGGTCGAACGCGGGGCGCTCGGAGCGGATCCGGGGCATCCGGTCGAAGTTGCGCAGGGGCGGCGGGCAGGTGGTGGCCCATTCGAGGGAGTTGCCGAAGCCCCACGGGTCGTCCACCGTCACCATCGTTCCGTACCGCCAGGACTTCCAGGCGTTGTACATGAAGAACAAAGTGGACAGGCCGAGGATGAACGCGAAGATGCTGGAGATCGTGTTCAGGGTGGTGAAGCCGTCGGTCGGCAGGTAGTCGGCGTACCGGCGGGGCATCCCCTCGCTGCCGAGCCAGTGGTGCACCAGGAAGGTGCCGTGGAAGCCGATGAACATGGTCCAGAAGTGCGCCTTGCCGATCCGGTCGTCGAGCAGCCGTCCGGTCATCTTCGGCCACCAGAAGTAGTAGCCGGCGAAGAGCGCGAAGACCACGGTGCCGAAGACCACGTAGTGGAAGTGCGCCACCACGAAGTAGGTGTCGTGGGTGTGCCAGTCCGCCGGCGGGCTGGCCAGCAGCACCCCGGTGAGTCCGCCGAGCAGGAAGGTGACCAGGAAACCGATGGCGAACAGCATCGGCGTCTCGAAGGTGAGTTGTCCCTTCCACATGGTGCCGATCCAGTTGAAGAACTTCACGCCGGTCGGCACCGCGATCAGGTAGCTGGTAATGCTGAAGAACGGCAGCAGCACCTGGCCGGTGGTGAACATGTGGTGCGCCCAAACGGTCATCGACAGCACGGTGATCGCGACGGTGGCCAGCACGATCCCGGTGTAGCCGAAGAGCGGCTTGCGGGCGAAGACCGGGATGACCTCGGTGACGATACCGAAGAACGGCAGCGCGATGATATAGACCTCGGGATGGCCGAAGAACCAGAACAGGTGCTGCCAGAGCAACATCCCACCGGTCGCAGGGTCGTACACGTGCGCGTTGAGCAGCCGGTCGGCCAACAGGGCCAGCAGCGCCGCGGCCAGCAGCGGGAAGACAAAGATCACCAGCACACTGGTGAAGAGCATGTTCCAGGTGAAGATCGGCATCCGGAACATGGTCATCCCGGGCGCGCGCAGGGTGAGGATCGTGGTGATCAGGTTGACCGCGCCGAGGATGGTGCCCAGGCCGGAGATGACCAGGCCGGCAATCCACAGGTTCGCGCCGACGCCGGGAGAGTGCTCGACGCTGCTCAGTGGGGAGTACGCCGTCCAGCCGAAGTCCGCCGAGCCCTGCGGGGTGAGGAAGCCACTGATCACCATCAGCCCGCCGAACAGGTACAGCCAGTAGGCCAGCGCGTTGAGGCGGGGGAACGACACGTCCGGCGCGCCGATCTGGATCGGCACGATGAAGTTGCCGAACCCGAACCCCGCGGGCGTGGCGAACAGCAGCAGCATCACCGCGCCGTGCGAGGTGAACAACTGGTTGTACTGCTCCGAGGAGAGGAACTGCAGCCCCGGTCGGGCCAGCTCTCCCCGCATCAGCATCGCCTGCACCCCGCCCACGAGGAAGAACCCGAAGGAGGTGAGCAGGTAGAGCACACCGATCTGCTTGTGGTCCGTGGTGGCCAGGAACTTGATCAGAGAGCTGCCGGGGACCCGCGAACGCAGTGGTCCGGGGAAGCCTCCGAAGCGGGCCGGTGCCAGGATCGCCGGGCCTCGATCGCGACTGGGTTCCGTGGTTACCCGCTTGGGCATGGCTGCTCACCCCGCCGTTGTGACAGAAAAGGACGGGTGTGCCTACCCGACCCTCTGACCATGAAACCAGGGCAGAGCAGTTATTTCAGTCAGATCGCCAGAGGGCGGCGGAACCATCTGGAACGCTCAGGTTGCCGACATGATCGCCCAGACCGCCTTGCCCTGGCCGGCCGGCACGCTGCCCCACCGCTGAGCCAGCTCCCGGACCAGCAGCAACCCACGCCCACCCTCGGCGCGCAGATCCGTCCGGGCCGGCCGGGCCGCCGCCGGGCTGCCATCCACCACGGCCAGGTGCAGGTACGGCCGACGCAGGGTCACCGTCACCTGCATCGGCGTGCCGGCGTGCCGGACTACGTTGCCGACGAGTTCACTGAGCACCAGTGCGGCCGGGCCCGCGGCATCGGGAAGGTTCCACCGCGTGCACGCGTCGACGACCAGTTCCCGAGCCCGCCGGCAGGCCTCGGCCACCGGCTCCAGCCGCGCCTGCAGCCGGGGCGCGGCGGCGGCGCCGGCCACCCGGGTCGCCTCATCGCAGTCCCGGGACACCGGGACCACCCGGCACGCGGTCGACTCGGCCAGCCAACGGGCGGCGTCCGGCGGTGGGGCGCAGAGCACCACCGGCACGGCCGGCCACTCCGCGGCCCGCCGAGCCGTCGCGGCGAAGACGGACAACGCCAGCCGGTCCCGGACGGTGACCCCGGCAAGGTCGACGACCAGCGCATCCGGTTCAGCGGCCAGGGCCCGGTCCAGCACGCGATGGACCGACCGCATGGTGCCCAGGTCCAGTGGACCGCAGAGCCGGACGACCGCCACCGGTGCGGTGTCGCACACCTCCCAGGTGATCCGGCTGGACATGGGGCCCTCACTTCGCTGATGTGTCGGGATCTGCGAACTACCCGAGGCGCAGCCCGGTCAAACCGGACCTACGGGCCGAGCGAGGCAGGTCACGGGTGGCGCGGCCGGTCAGGGACGGGCACGGCCGGTCAGCACGCCCAAGGCGATCATGCCGACACCGAGGCCGAGGTGCAGCCAGTCGTCGGCGTCGTTGACCGGCAGCACGTTCGCCCCGGTGTCGTGGTCCACCGCGAGGCCGTAGAGCCACAGCACCAGGTAGACGGCGCCGCCGCCGATGAGGAACGTTCGGGCGCCGCCGACCGTCCGGGCCAGCGCCAGGCCGGCCACCCCGGACAGCAGGTGCACCAGGTTGTGCAGCACCGACACCTGGAACACGCCGAACAGGTACGCGCCCGATCCGTGACCGGCGAACCGGAGATCGGCCGTGCCGCTGGTGATCCCCGGGACGAAGCCGAGCACGCCGATCAGCAGGAACAGCACCGCCACCGTCCCCGCGGCGCGGCGCACCGGCGGCTTGCCGTCGGCCGGATTGGGCCGGGCACGGGAGTGCGCCATCGGTCCGACCATCACCGACTCCTCGCTGCGCGGCGGCCGTGAGCGCTGCCGGCTACCCGTCGCCGCCGACGGCAAACCCCACGGCGGCGACGGACGGTCAGACCGGTTGCAGCCGCGGCGCGCTGGCCAGCTGGCGGACCCGCTGATACAGCTCGACGTAGCGCTGAGCCATCACCGCCGGGGTGAACCGCTGCGCGGCCACCCGACGGCACTCGTCGGCGTCGAGCAGGTCGGCCGCCAGCACCAGCTCACCGAGCTCCTCCTCGTCGGCGGTGAGCAACCCGGTGCGGCCGTGCTCGATCAGCTCCGGCAGGCACCCCCGGGCCGTCGCCACCACCGGCGTACCCAGGGCGAGCGACTCGACCACCGCCGTGCCGCCCGGCTCCTCCCAGCGCAGCGGGAACAGCGACGCGCGGGCGCTGGCGAGCAGATCGTCACGCTCCTGACCGGCCACAGTGCCGACCCAGCGGACCAGGTCACCGTCGACGTGGGGCGCCACCTCGTCGAGGAAGAACCGCACGTCCGGGTTCTGCCGGGCCTCGTCGCCGGCCGCGGCCAGCTCGGCCGGGCGGTGATAGGGGCCGACCGGCCCGGCCAGCACCAGCGGGAAACCGACCTGATGGGCCAGCCGGGCGCCCACGTCCTGCCCCTTGCCCGGGTTGATCCGGCCGAGGATGAGCAGGTGCTCGCCCTTCTCCGGGCGAGGCCGCCGGTCGGCGTCCACGGCGAGCGGGGTGGACAGGTGCACGTGCCCCACCGAGTGCTCCCGCAGCGCCTGCGGGGCCCGGGCCAGCTGGGACGCGGACACACCGTTGACGCGGACCCGCTCGCCACCGTCCAGGCTGCCGTAGAGCGCCGGGTGCTTGGCCAGGTCCCAGTGCAGGGTGTGCAGGGTCGGCGGGCCGCTCGGTCCCATCGCGGCGAGCGTGGCCAGCCCGACCGCCTCCACGTGATCGTGCACCAGGTCGATGTCGTCGCGGGCGTGCAGCTCGCGCACCACCCCGGCCAGGTGCGCCTGCGCGATCCCGCAGACCTGGTTGTACGGCCGCTGGAGCGCGGCGAACTGCCCGTCGGGAAAGACCGACACCCGCTCGTCCACCGGCAGGGTGCTGCTCTCCACCGAGGCGAGCACCACCCGTACGCCGAGTCGCCGCAGCTCCGGCACCAGCGTGGCGATCACGTTCTCGATCCCGCCGTAGCCCGGCGGCGGCACGGACAGCCACGGGCCGGCGTTCATCAGCACGGTGAGGCTCATCGGGCCCGGCCCTTTCCTGCGACGGCGCCCAGGGTGAGCGCCCGGGCCCTCACGCCGCGGCCACCCGTCGGCGGGGCACCCGGTGGCGCAGCTCGGCCAGCGGCGGGCGCTCTTCGATGGACACGTCGCTGACCACGATCTCGCGGCCGAGGTTCGGCAGCGTGTCGGAGCCGCCGCGGCGGAACTGGGTCAGCAGCGCCTCCGGTGACATCCCGGGGCTCGCCCAGCCACGCCGCTGCAACCGGGACCAGGCGGTCAGCATGATCTGTGCCGACATCCGGCCGAGCGCCGCGGTGTCCTGGTGCCGGTGCTTGCGTTCGCCGAGGTCGACCTGCGCCAACGCGTCCAGACCGACCATGTCGAGCAGATCGATCAGCATCGCCGTCTCCACCCCGTACCCGGAGACGAACGGCACCTGGGCCAGCACCTCGCGCCGGCCGGCGTACTCCCCGGCGAGCGGCTGCACGAAGCCGGCCAGCTCGGGCCAGAAGAGGTTGAGCAGCGGTCGCGCCATCAACTCGGTCACCCGGCCGCCGCCGTCCTGCTCCACGCTCGCGGTGCCCACCAGCGGCCGGTGGTAGAAGCCCTTCACGAATTCGACTGACGGGTCGGTCAGCAGCGGGCCGAGCAGCCCGCTCACGAAGTGCGGCCGGAACTCCCGCAGGTCGGCGTCGATGAACGCCACCACGTCCCCCTCGGCGGCGGCCAGGCCCGCCCAGAGCGCGTCGCCCTTGCCGGTGAGTCGAGGCAGCCCCCGGGTCATCTCGTCCTGGCCGACCACCTCCGCGCCAGCGGCCCGGGCCACCTGCGCGGTGCGGTCGGTCGAGCGCGAGTCCACCACGATCAGCTCATCGACCAGGGCGACCCGATCCATCAGGTGCTCACGGATGGTCGCCACGATCGCACCGACCGTGGCCTCCTCGTTACGCGCCGGCAGCACCACGCTGACCCGGCTCTCTCCCTTGGCACGCACCAGCCGGCGTGCCGGCCAGTCCGCCGCCGAAGTGGTCCGGTACGTGGCCCACGCCTCCACCACCGGTGACACGCTCGATGTCGTATCCCGCACGGGCACCCCTCCGAATCGTGGGCGGAAAAACCGAGATTGGTTGTTCCCATTCCCCACCATGCGCTAACCGCTTCCAGGGAAACAGCTTGATCACAGGGTGACCCCGCCGCGTTCCCGGGGGATGAACGTTTGATTGCGCCCACCCCGGGGGACTGCTCCCAGCGGAGATGAAACGTTCTCGAAGGGGCTTGTCGAATGCATGGATGCCGCGTGGGTCTGATCGGCGCCGGTGGAGTGGCACAGCGGCATGCCCGCGTGCTGGCCGGATTCGATGACGTCGAGCTGATCGGGGTCACCGACGTGGCGCCGGACGCGGCGTCGGCGCTGGTCGCGCAGTCCGGCGGACGGGCCTACGCCGACGTCGCCGAGCTGCTGGCCGCCGGCCCGGACGCGGTGTACGTCTGCGTGCCACCGTTCGCGCACGGCCCGGCCGAGGAGGCGGTGATCGACGCCGGTGCGCCGATGTTCGTGGAGAAGCCCGTCGCGGTCGACCTGGTCACCGCCGAGCGGATCGCCGACCTGATCGCCCAACGCGGGCTGCGTACCGCCGTCGGGCACCACTGGCGCTACCTGAGCGTGCTCGACCAGGCCCGCGAGCTGCTCGCCGACCGTCCGGTGCGGATGGTCAGCGGCTCCTGGTGGGACAAGGTGCCACCGGTGGCCTGGTGGTCGCGGCGGGACCACTCCGGCGGCCCGGTGGTCGAGCAGGCCGCGCACGTGCTGGACCTGATCCGGGCGCTGGTCGGCGAGGCCACCGAGGTCACCGCGTACGGCAACGGCACACCGCCGCCGGTGGACGGCGCCGACATCGATTCGGTGACCACCGCCACGCTGCGCTTCGCCGGCGGCGCGGTCGGCACGCTCAGCGCGGCCTGCGTGCTGGGCTGGAAGCACCGCGCCGGGCTGGAGATCCTCGCGGACGGGCTGGCCCTGTCGATCACCGAGGACGGCCTGCTGATCCGCGACACCGACGGTGAACGTCACGTCCCGGCCGACCCGGAGGCCGCCCGGGTGGCGGTCGACCGCGCCTTCATCGACGCGGTGCGCGGCATCGGCGACGACGTACGCGTCCCGTACGCCGAGGCGCTGGGCACCCAGCGACTGGCCCTCGCGGTGGCCGACTCGGCCCGCACCGGCGAGACCGTGCGGCTCGCTACACCCGTCGAGCCGGCGGTGCTCACCAGCGGGGTGACCGTCGATGCGTGACACGGTCGTGGTGGTGTCCGCCCCCGGTCGGGTGGAGCTTGTCGAGCAGGACGCCGCCCCACTGCGCCCCGGCACCTTCCGGGTCGAGACGCTGTTCAGCGGCGTCTCCGCCGGCACCGAACTGAGCTACGTCAAGGGCACCAACCCGTACCTGCACGTCACCTGGAACGCCGACCTGGGGCTGTTCCAGCCGGGCGAGGCGAGCAGCCCCTACCCGCTGACCCGGCTGGGCTACATGCAGGTCGGTCGGGTGGTGGAGAGTGACACCCCGGCGGTCGCGGTGGGCGAGGTGGGTGCGATGACCTACGGGCACCGCACCGGCTGGCTGGCCGACCCGGTCGCCGAGCGGTTCGTTCCGCTCCCCGACGACCTGGACCCGCTCCTCGGCGTCTACGTCGCGCACATGGGCCCGATCTGCGCGAACGGTCTGCTGCACGCCGCCGCTGACCTGCACGGCGCCGGCGTCCGCTCGCTCGGCGACGGGGTGCGTGGCCGGCGGGTCGCGGTGGTCGGCGCCGGCGTGGTGGCGCTGCTGACCGCGCTGTTCGCCCGGCGGCACGGCGCCGCCTCGGTGGTGGTGCTCGACCCCACCCCGCAGCGCCGACAGGTCGCCGAGGCGCTCGGCCTGGAAACCCTCGACCCGGGCTCGGACGACCCGGCCGTGGTGCTCAAGACCCGCTGGGCGCACACCGCCGGCGACCGCGGCGCCGACGTGGTGTTCCAGTGCCGGGGGCAGGCGTGGGCGTTGCAGCTCGCGCTGCGGCTGCTGCGGCCGCAGGGCACGGTGATCGACCTCGCCTTCTACCAGGGCGGCGCGGACGCGGTCCGGTTGGGCGAGGAGTTCCACCACAACGGGCTGTCGCTGCGCTGCGCGCAGATCGGCCGGGTGCCACGCGGGCTCGCGCCCACCTGGGACCGGGAGCGGCTCTCCGCCGAGACCGTCGACCTGCTCCGGGCGTACGGGGACGTGATCCGCAAGCACGTCGTCTCGGCGGTGGTGCCGTTCGACGAGGCGCCCACCCTGCTCACCGACCTGGCCGAGCGCCGCCGCCAGGAGCTTCAGGTGGTGCTGGCCGGCTGACCCGACGCCGGAGCGCGCTCTCCGGGTGACGGGGCGGGCTACCGTTCCCGCCATGAGCACCCCTGACGCCCGGCCGGTGGGCCTGGCCGCGCTGCTGCCGTACCTGCGTGAGCACCGCGGCACCCTCGCCGTGGTGGGCGTCCTGTCGCTGGCCGGCGCGGCGGCGTCGCTCGCCCAGCCGCTGCTCACCCGGTCGGCGCTCGACCGGGTGAGCGCCGGCCACGCGGTGACCGGGCTGGTGGCGGTGCTGGTGGTGCTGGTGGTGCTCGGCGCCGCGATCGGCGGGCTGCGCGACTATCTCCTGCAGCGCACCGCCGAGGGGCTGGTGCTGGGCACCCGGCGGCGGCTGGCCGGGCACCTGTTGCGGCTGCCCATCGCCGAGTACGACCGCCGGCGCACCGGCGACCTGCTCTCCCGGGTTGGCTCGGACACCACCCTGCTGCGCGCGGTGGTCACCTCCGGGCTCTTCGAGACGGTCACCGGGGCGGTGGTGGTGCTCGGCGCGGGCACGGCGATGGTGCTGCTCGACCCGCTGCTGTTCGGCGTCACCCTGCTCGGGGTGGGGCTGGGGCTGGGCTTCGCGGCCACCTTCGCCCGGCGGGTCCGGGCGCTGGCCCGTGCCGCCCAGGAGCGGATCGGCGAGATGACCGCGGCGGTGGAGCGGGCCATCTCCGCTGCCCGGACCATCCGGGCCAGCCGGGCCGAGACCCGGGAGGCGGAGATCGTCACCGGCAGCGCCCGGGAGGCGTACGCGGCGGGGCTGCGGGTGGCCCGGGTCCAGGCGGTGGTCGGCCCGATCGGCTCGGTCACCGTGCAGGGCGCCTTCCTGCTGGTGCTCGGCATCGGCGGGGCCCGGGTGGCCGCCGGCGCGATCACCGTCGGCGACCTCGTCGCCTTCGTCATGTACCTGTTCCTTCTGGCCCTGCCACTGGCTCAGGTGTTGCGCGCGTACACCCAGTTGCAGACTGGCCTGGGCGCGCTGCAACGGATCGAGGAGATCCTGGCGGTGCCGGGGGAGGGCGCGGCGGACCGGCCGGTGGAGACCGGCACGACGGCGACGCCGCGCCGCCCCGCCCCGATGATCGAGTTCGACCGGGTGGGTTTCGGCTACCCGGGCGGCGAACCGGTGCTGCACGAGGTGAGCTTCGCGGTGCCGGCCGGCACCCGCACCGCCCTGGTGGGCCCCTCCGGCGCCGGAAAGTCGACTCTGCTGGCCCTGGTCGAGCGCTTCTACGAGGTGAGCGCCGGCGCCGTCCGGCTGGACGGCAGGGACGTGCGGGAGCTGCCCCGCGACGTGCTGCGGGCCCAGCTCGGCTACGTCGAGCAGGAGGCCCCGGTGCTGGCCGGCACGCTGCGGGAGAATCTCTTGATCACCACTCCGGACGCCACCGACGACCGACTGCACGAAGTCCTCGACAAGGTCAACCTCGCTCATCTGGCGCACCGCTCCCCGCAGGGCCTCGACGTCCAGGTGGGGGAGGGCGGCGTGCTGCTCTCCGGGGGTGAGCGGCAGCGGCTGGCCATCGCCCGGGCGCTGCTGGCCGGCCCACCGGTACTGCTGCTCGACGAGCCGACCAGCAACCTCGACGCGCGCAACGAGATGGCGCTGCGCCGAGCCATCGACGCCGTGGCCGTCCGCCGGACACTGTTGATCGTGGCGCACCGGCTCGCCACCGTGGTCGACGCCGACCAGATCGTCGTCCTCGACGGCGGTCGGGTGGTGGCCGTGGGCACCCACGCCGAGCTGACCGCAACCGACCCGCTCTACCGGGAGCTGGCCACCCATCAGCTGCTGGTCGGCTGACCGCCGACATCCCCGTCGACATGCCGGCGAGTGCCGGGCCGCGCAGGCCGGCTCGAATCGCGTACCGTTGCCGCTCATGGGTGTGTCGCAACGGTTCAAGAGCAAGTTCCGGCGGTTCCTCCAGCGCCCGGGCTCGACGGTGGATCTTGCTCCGCTGGAGAAGCTGCTGCCGGCGATCGAGGCGCGCGAAGATGACCTCGCCGCGCTGGACGACGCCGGGTTGACCGAGGCCGCCGCCGCGGCAACCGGCTACGAGGAAATCTGCGCGGTCGGCCGGGAGGCCGCCCGCCGCGGCCTCGACCAGCGGCCGTACGACGTGCAGCTGCTCGGCGCGATGGCGCTGCTGTCGGGCAAGGTCGCCGAGATGGCCACCGGTGAGGGCAAGACCCTGACCGCCACGATCGCCGCGTACGGGCACGTCCGGCTCGGAAACGGGCCGGTGCACGTGCTCACCGTCAACGACTACCTGGCCCGCCGCGACGCCCAGTGGATGGAGCCGGTCTACACCCTGCTCGGCCTGACCGTGGGCTGGGTCAACGAGGCCTCCACCCCGCAGGAGCGGCGCGACGCGTACGCGTGTGACGTCACGTACGTCTCGGTCAGCGAGGCGGGCTTCGACTACCTGCGCGACCAACTCGTCACCGACGTGGCCGACCGGGTGCAGCCGCCGCTGGCCACCGCGATCGTGGACGAGGCCGACTCGATCATGATCGACGAGGCCCGGGTGCCGATGGTCCTCGCCGGCTCGGTGCCGGGCGAGCAGGACCCGGTGCACGCCGCCGCCGCGCTGGTGCGCGGGCTGCGCAAGGGCCGGCACTACACGGTCGCCGAGGACGGGCGCAGCGTGGCGTTCACCGCCGCCGGCCTGGCCGCCGTCGAGGCCAAGCTCGGCATCGACCTGTACGACGAGGAGCACGTCGCGCAGCTCTCCGCGGTCAACGTGGCGCTGCACGCGCAGGCCCTGCTGCACCGTGACGTCGACTACATCGTCCGGGAGGGCTCGGTCGAGCTGATCGACGAGATGCGCGGCCGGGTGGCCCAGCGCCGCCGCTGGCCGGACGGGCTCCAGGCGGCGGTCGAGGCCAAGGAGGGCCTGGACGCCACCGCCGAGGGTGAGGTGCTCGGCACCATCGCGGTGCAGGCGTTCATCGGGCTCTACCCGAAGGTCTGCGGGATGACCGCCACCGCGGTGCTGGTCGGCGACCAGCTGCGGGAGTTCTTCGACCTCGAGGTGGCGCTGATCCCGCCGAACACCCCGTGCGTCCGTGAGGACGAGCCGGACCGGATCTACGCCACCCGCGCGGAGAAGGACGAGGCGCTGATCGACGAGATCCGCCGCTGCCACGAGGCGGGGCGGCCGGTGCTGGTCGGCACGCTGGACGTCAAGGAGTCCGAGGGGCTGGCCGCCGGGCTGAACGCGGCCGGGGTGCCCTGCGTGGTGCTGAACGCCAAGAACGACGACGAGGAAGCGGCGATCATCGCCGAGGCCGGCGCGTACGGCGCGGTGACGGTCTCCACCCAGATGGCCGGCCGGGGCGTGGACATCCGCCTTGGCGGCAGCGACCAGTCCGACCAGGAGCGGGTGGCCGAGCTGGGCGGTCTCTACGTGATCGGCAGCGGCCGGCACGACAGCCGCCGGGTGGACGACCAGCTGCGCGGCCGGGCCGGCCGGCAGGGTGACCCGGGTGGGTCGGTCTTCTTCGTCAGCCTGGAGGACGACCTGGTCGTCCGGCACGCCGCCGACGCGGTGCCGGCATCGCCGCGGATGAACGCGGACGGCCTGGTCACCGACGACCAGGTGGACTACGCGGTGGAGCACGCCCAGCGGGTCGCCGAGGGCGTCAACCACGAGATCCACCGCAACACGTGGCGCTACAGCGTGGTGATCGAGCAGCAGCGCAAGGCCCTCGCCCAGCGCCGGGAGCGGCTGCTGACCAGCGACGTGGCCGCGCTGATGCTGCTCGACAAGATGCCCGAGAAGGCCGGCGAGATGGACGAGGACCTGCTCGCCCGGGCGGGCCGGTCGATCGCGCTCTACCACCTGGACCGGCTCTGGGCCGAGCACCTGGCCGAGCTGTCGGAGGTCCGCGAGGGCGTGCACCTGCGCGCGCTGGGCCGGCTCGACCCACTGGACGAGTTCCACCGGGCCGCCGTGCCGGCGTTCAACAACCTGGTCCCGGAGATCGAGGCCCGCACCCTCGCCACCTTCGCCGAGACCGAATTCGACGACGACTGGGAGGCCGAGGACGGCACCCTGGTCCGCCCGACCGCGACGTGGACCTACCTGGTGCACGACAACCCGTTCGGCTCCGAGCTCGACCGGCTGATCGCGTCGATCGGGCGTCGGCTCAGCGGCGCGCGCTGACGCGTCGGCTCAGCGGCTTCTGGGGTCCCCTGTCGCGCGTCCACGCGCCGCAGGGGCCCCGACTTCGCCGTTTCGACCCCGGTTTGCGAGGGTAGTAGGGCTGGTCGGTCCAGTCCGGGAGAGAGCAGAC is part of the Micromonospora cremea genome and encodes:
- the secA2 gene encoding accessory Sec system translocase SecA2, whose protein sequence is MGVSQRFKSKFRRFLQRPGSTVDLAPLEKLLPAIEAREDDLAALDDAGLTEAAAAATGYEEICAVGREAARRGLDQRPYDVQLLGAMALLSGKVAEMATGEGKTLTATIAAYGHVRLGNGPVHVLTVNDYLARRDAQWMEPVYTLLGLTVGWVNEASTPQERRDAYACDVTYVSVSEAGFDYLRDQLVTDVADRVQPPLATAIVDEADSIMIDEARVPMVLAGSVPGEQDPVHAAAALVRGLRKGRHYTVAEDGRSVAFTAAGLAAVEAKLGIDLYDEEHVAQLSAVNVALHAQALLHRDVDYIVREGSVELIDEMRGRVAQRRRWPDGLQAAVEAKEGLDATAEGEVLGTIAVQAFIGLYPKVCGMTATAVLVGDQLREFFDLEVALIPPNTPCVREDEPDRIYATRAEKDEALIDEIRRCHEAGRPVLVGTLDVKESEGLAAGLNAAGVPCVVLNAKNDDEEAAIIAEAGAYGAVTVSTQMAGRGVDIRLGGSDQSDQERVAELGGLYVIGSGRHDSRRVDDQLRGRAGRQGDPGGSVFFVSLEDDLVVRHAADAVPASPRMNADGLVTDDQVDYAVEHAQRVAEGVNHEIHRNTWRYSVVIEQQRKALAQRRERLLTSDVAALMLLDKMPEKAGEMDEDLLARAGRSIALYHLDRLWAEHLAELSEVREGVHLRALGRLDPLDEFHRAAVPAFNNLVPEIEARTLATFAETEFDDDWEAEDGTLVRPTATWTYLVHDNPFGSELDRLIASIGRRLSGAR